Below is a genomic region from Candidatus Desulfatibia profunda.
GTTAATCATTTAGATCACCTCCGCATCAATTTTTTCATACTCTCGGTGCGTTCCAATAAAGCGCACAAACACAGTTTTCGAATCATAGTTGATTCTGACAACCAATCGGTACTTATTACCTGCGATATTGAAAACGACTCGATTGTCCTTCAGAATGCTGGCAGATCCATACTGAGCTTTCACATCTGCCGGGGATCCCCACTGTGCCTGGTTTGCTTCGTAGTACCATGCCTCCAAGGGTCCCTTGGCATCCTGACACCCTAACCGTTGAAAAAACTCGACCAAGGTTTTTCGTTTTATTACATGCACAATTTAATCGGTTCCCATAAATTTGTCAACATAAAAGTTCCCATATTGGGAACATTTCTGTTTTTCTCATTCACATTTAGCAGGTTCCGGTTTTTATTGTCAAATTTTTTAATCCAAAACAGAAAGGTTTGTTTTGATAACCAGGAAATCGAGACCATCACATCTGATGAAATTCTGTCATTCATGTTTTCAATTAAAATGAAAAACCGGGGG
It encodes:
- a CDS encoding type II toxin-antitoxin system HigB family toxin; this translates as MHVIKRKTLVEFFQRLGCQDAKGPLEAWYYEANQAQWGSPADVKAQYGSASILKDNRVVFNIAGNKYRLVVRINYDSKTVFVRFIGTHREYEKIDAEVI